ACCGGCGTCCCTATGCCCTGGAAGAGGAGGGGACACACAGGCCCTTTCACTGAGCAGACACCTGGGGGGGGTCTCCAGGGGCCCATAGCCCACCCCCCAGAACTCCAGGGCAGCCCCATGAGAGTAGAAAATCCAGAGCAGTGAACAACGAGAGCTGAGGGTGAAGTGCTCAAGTTGGTGGACTTGACTTCTAGGAGAGGCCCGGAGAGACCCGGAGATGGGACAGGTAAAGCACCAGCGCTCAGGCTTCCTGAAGAAGGTGGACAGCAAGTCCTGGGTCGCCGAGGGCTGGGTGTGGGAAGCTAGGACgggaggaggcaggtgggggtTAGGACCCCACTCACCCCCACGGCAAACCTGAAGCAGAAAGATCTTGGGGCAGCCGCACAGGGCCCTGCAGCGGCTCAGCTCCTGCACCAGGGCCTCTGGCCGTACCTCCCGCCCGTCGGCCCCCAGCAGCTGTCCCTGTGGCCCCCCGTGGGCCATCAGGGCCACAAGGGCACAGCTCACTGGGGCCCTGTGGGCGTCTAGGCACTCCCGGAACTGGGCCAGCTCCTCCTGGAAGGCCTGGGGTGGGGACGAGATTGAGGCCTGGGCCAGGGCCATTGCCTCCCCAATACCTGGTGGCCCTCTGGGGAGGCTTCTCCAGCCCCCGCCCACCCTACTTACCACCTCCTGCCCACCTCAGGCCACAGCGGAAGTTCTCTTTCTAACCCCCCACTGCAACCCAAGGCATGGCCCAACTGGAGGTGACGTGTGGCTCTAGCCTCTTACAGCTGGGCCTCTGGCCCCAACGGGGAAGCTGCTCCAGAAAGTTAAGACGCGTGAGGGGCAATGAGCTGACGGGTGTCAGGGAAGGAACCCGAGACCCTCCCAGGAAAAGCTCGAGGGTGCGGCTGGGGCCTGGAGCAGAGGAGTAGAGGGTCAGCCAGCGTGGGAGGCTGCAGGAGCCCTGGAGACTGGGCGCCCGGAGGCAGGGGAGTGAGCTCCCCACGCACGCAGCAGGAAGGACTGAAGGCAGACAAAGGGCGGGGGGCCCGGGAGAGAGTCGCTGGagtcctggggctgggggcgccCTTCCTTTAGGGCACCACCACACCTCACCTGGGCCGTGGGGTCTGTCCTTAGCGTGGTCTTgaagctcagggcctggcacagggccCCCAGCGCCTCCACATCGTGCTGGGCCCCGGGCCGGCCGTGGATCACGGACAGGAGGAGGGCGGCCCTGGTCCCAGACAGGTCATACCGAGCAGTGGGGCTGGGTTCTGGCTACGGACAAGCACAGGAGCGTTCGGCTGGCGTAGTCTGCGAGCTTCCCAGctcctcacctcccccacctcaagTCTCCCggagcccctctcccactcgcaacTGCTGCCACATGGTTTACCCCACGCCGTCCCCCTCACCCCGGGCCCCCAGGGCTCCACGTCGCCCAGGCACAGTGCGCCCCGCAAGGAGCTCCGAAGGACTGGACAGTAGGTGGCCTCGGACTCTTCAGCTGTCCTGCAGAagacctgggggcgggggtgaggcCAGAGAACGCCTCAGGGGGCTGCTCCACGGAGGCACGGTTCCGGGAGGGAACAGGACGCTGGCTTCAGAGAACAGCTTGGCCGGCTCGCGGCTCCTGCAGTCTCTTTGGGGTCCCCTACCAGAATTAAGGGAGGAAAGGACAGACAAAAGAAGGGGAGGGCACGAAGGGGAGGTCCTAGTTGAGGTTCAACATCGGGGGCGTCCTCAAGTGGAGAGCGGCCGTGCCATCCACGGCACCACTCCCCGCCCAGAGATGGGTGCTCCCTAGAGCAGGTTGGAGCCTGTCTGGGAAGGCTCACCGTGGGGGGTACCACGTGGGGAGGGTGCCAGGCAGGGGCAAGCTGTGGGGCAGAGCCAGGGGCCACCCCTCACCTCCAGGGTCACCCAGCGGCTACCCAACCGCCCAGGGAGACCTTTGGGCCTTGAGCCCAGACCAGACCTGGATCATTCCCAACTCTGGCCTCCAGGGACCCCCAGTCTGACAGGACAGTCGCTGTGCAAGTGTGAACAGAGGTGGGCAGAAGTGCAAGCCAACTGATCTGTCTAACAGGCTCAGGACAGGACAGCAGAGCCAGGGGAAGTGACTGGCACAGCCACCCTCCCAGGGACTCCCCTCCAGACCTGGGCCCCTGACCTCTGTCAGCAGCTGCAGCAGAGACCAGTGAGGAAAGCGGCCACACAGCTCGCTCAAGCCAGTGAGGAAGGCTCCGGGCTCgggggcagctgggtggaggAACAGCACATTGGCCAGAAAGGTGGGTCTcggcccccctgccctcccccacctctgctttGCGCTGTCCCGCTGCCAGGGTCCCTGCCCAGCCCACTCACCCCCAGGAGCACTTGAGAGCAGAAGGAAAACTTTGGGGCGGCCCCAGAGGGCCCCACAGCGGCTCAGCTCCCGGACCAGCTGCTGGGGCTGCTTCAGCTGCCCCCTGGGGGCCACCAAGGCCACTAAGGCACAGCCCACAGGGCCCCCGAGGGCATCCAGCTGCTCCCGGAAAGCGGCCAGCTCCCCAAGGAAGCCCTAGGGCAAGAGCAAAGGCCGGGCCTGAGTCCAGGGAGGCCCAGGAGCAGCGGTGGTGGTGGCGTTGGGGTGGGCGTGAAGGCGGGAGGCAGGTGAGGACTCACCTGGACAGAAGCCTCCCTCCTCTGGCAGCTCTCAAAGCCCAGGGTCCGGAACACGCCCTCCAGGACAGCGACTACAGAGGCTGACACCTCAGGGCTGCTGAGGGTCAGGGCCACCCTTGGGCCCCGCATGCTGTACTTCCCCTGGGGAGGCAAGGCCAGAGTTGCACCGGGTTGGGGCTCCACTGAGAGCCGGGAACAGGCTAGGCCAGGCAGCGCCCCGGCTACCTTTCTTCCCAGGCTCTCTCGAGCATCTGCGATCTGTGAGGCCACCTGCAGGGTCCCAGCCACCAGGAAAGCCATGGGGGCCGGGTGGGGGCTTCCTCTGAGCACAGAGCTTACCCCCTGACCCCCATGCCAACGCCCTGGCTCCCAGTCCTTGCCCTCCCCCGTCCAGCCCTGTCCTATCAGCTCTGTTTATGAGCTGAGCCGgactctgcccctttcc
This window of the Neofelis nebulosa isolate mNeoNeb1 chromosome 18, mNeoNeb1.pri, whole genome shotgun sequence genome carries:
- the LOC131501012 gene encoding uncharacterized protein LOC131501012 isoform X2; translated protein: MDPFSQMKRLESPGGHMTPGKYSMRGPRVALTLSSPEVSASVVAVLEGVFRTLGFESCQRREASVQGFLGELAAFREQLDALGGPVGCALVALVAPRGQLKQPQQLVRELSRCGALWGRPKVFLLLSSAPGAAPEPGAFLTGLSELCGRFPHWSLLQLLTEVFCRTAEESEATYCPVLRSSLRGALCLGDVEPWGPGPEPSPTARYDLSGTRAALLLSVIHGRPGAQHDVEALGALCQALSFKTTLRTDPTAQAFQEELAQFRECLDAHRAPVSCALVALMAHGGPQGQLLGADGREVRPEALVQELSRCRALCGCPKIFLLQVCRGGEWGPNPHLPPPVLASHTQPSATQDLLSTFFRKPERWCFTCPISGSLRASPRSQVHQLEHFTLSSRCSLLWIFYSHGAALEFWGVGYGPLETPPRCLLSERACVSPPLPGHRDAGVGSAGLPWFRRWLRASPTTPSHADVLQIYADVQGSSPFPTAGSSDQADILTVYAAAEGCVAYRDETGSDFIQTLVEVFRADPGREVLELLTEVNRRVCQLEVLGPDCPERRKACLEIRSSLRRRLCLQA
- the LOC131501012 gene encoding uncharacterized protein LOC131501012 isoform X4 → MLPAQGKYSMRGPRVALTLSSPEVSASVVAVLEGVFRTLGFESCQRREASVQGFLGELAAFREQLDALGGPVGCALVALVAPRGQLKQPQQLVRELSRCGALWGRPKVFLLLSSAPGAAPEPGAFLTGLSELCGRFPHWSLLQLLTEVFCRTAEESEATYCPVLRSSLRGALCLGDVEPWGPGPEPSPTARYDLSGTRAALLLSVIHGRPGAQHDVEALGALCQALSFKTTLRTDPTAQAFQEELAQFRECLDAHRAPVSCALVALMAHGGPQGQLLGADGREVRPEALVQELSRCRALCGCPKIFLLQVCRGGEWGPNPHLPPPVLASHTQPSATQDLLSTFFRKPERWCFTCPISGSLRASPRSQVHQLEHFTLSSRCSLLWIFYSHGAALEFWGVGYGPLETPPRCLLSERACVSPPLPGHRDAGVGSAGLPWFRRWLRASPTTPSHADVLQIYADVQGSSPFPTAGSSDQADILTVYAAAEGCVAYRDETGSDFIQTLVEVFRADPGREVLELLTEVNRRVCQLEVLGPDCPERRKACLEIRSSLRRRLCLQA
- the LOC131501012 gene encoding uncharacterized protein LOC131501012 isoform X3 — encoded protein: MAFLVAGTLQVASQIADARESLGRKGKYSMRGPRVALTLSSPEVSASVVAVLEGVFRTLGFESCQRREASVQGFLGELAAFREQLDALGGPVGCALVALVAPRGQLKQPQQLVRELSRCGALWGRPKVFLLLSSAPGAAPEPGAFLTGLSELCGRFPHWSLLQLLTEVFCRTAEESEATYCPVLRSSLRGALCLGDVEPWGPGPEPSPTARYDLSGTRAALLLSVIHGRPGAQHDVEALGALCQALSFKTTLRTDPTAQAFQEELAQFRECLDAHRAPVSCALVALMAHGGPQGQLLGADGREVRPEALVQELSRCRALCGCPKIFLLQVCRGGEWGPNPHLPPPVLASHTQPSATQDLLSTFFRKPERWCFTCPISGSLRASPRSQVHQLEHFTLSSRCSLLWIFYSHGAALEFWGVGYGPLETPPRCLLSERACVSPPLPGHRDAGVGSAGLPWFRRWLRASPTTPSHADVLQIYADVQGSSDQADILTVYAAAEGCVAYRDETGSDFIQTLVEVFRADPGREVLELLTEVNRRVCQLEVLGPDCPERRKACLEIRSSLRRRLCLQA
- the LOC131501012 gene encoding uncharacterized protein LOC131501012 isoform X1, producing the protein MAFLVAGTLQVASQIADARESLGRKGKYSMRGPRVALTLSSPEVSASVVAVLEGVFRTLGFESCQRREASVQGFLGELAAFREQLDALGGPVGCALVALVAPRGQLKQPQQLVRELSRCGALWGRPKVFLLLSSAPGAAPEPGAFLTGLSELCGRFPHWSLLQLLTEVFCRTAEESEATYCPVLRSSLRGALCLGDVEPWGPGPEPSPTARYDLSGTRAALLLSVIHGRPGAQHDVEALGALCQALSFKTTLRTDPTAQAFQEELAQFRECLDAHRAPVSCALVALMAHGGPQGQLLGADGREVRPEALVQELSRCRALCGCPKIFLLQVCRGGEWGPNPHLPPPVLASHTQPSATQDLLSTFFRKPERWCFTCPISGSLRASPRSQVHQLEHFTLSSRCSLLWIFYSHGAALEFWGVGYGPLETPPRCLLSERACVSPPLPGHRDAGVGSAGLPWFRRWLRASPTTPSHADVLQIYADVQGSSPFPTAGSSDQADILTVYAAAEGCVAYRDETGSDFIQTLVEVFRADPGREVLELLTEVNRRVCQLEVLGPDCPERRKACLEIRSSLRRRLCLQA
- the LOC131501012 gene encoding caspase-14-like isoform X5, with protein sequence MAFLVAGTLQVASQIADARESLGRKGKYSMRGPRVALTLSSPEVSASVVAVLEGVFRTLGFESCQRREASVQGFLGELAAFREQLDALGGPVGCALVALVAPRGQLKQPQQLVRELSRCGALWGRPKVFLLLSSAPGAAPEPGAFLTGLSELCGRFPHWSLLQLLTEVFCRTAEESEATYCPVLRSSLRGALCLGDVEPWGPGPEPSPTARYDLSGTRAALLLSVIHGRPGAQHDVEALGALCQALSFKTTLRTDPTAQAFQEELAQFRECLDAHRAPVSCALVALMAHGGPQGQLLGADGREVRPEALVQELSRCRALCGCPKIFLLQVCRGGHRDAGVGSAGLPWFRRWLRASPTTPSHADVLQIYADVQGSSPFPTAGSSDQADILTVYAAAEGCVAYRDETGSDFIQTLVEVFRADPGREVLELLTEVNRRVCQLEVLGPDCPERRKACLEIRSSLRRRLCLQA
- the LOC131501012 gene encoding caspase-14-like isoform X6, which encodes MAFLVAGTLQVASQIADARESLGRKGKYSMRGPRVALTLSSPEVSASVVAVLEGVFRTLGFESCQRREASVQGFLGELAAFREQLDALGGPVGCALVALVAPRGQLKQPQQLVRELSRCGALWGRPKVFLLLSSAPGAAPEPGAFLTGLSELCGRFPHWSLLQLLTEVFCRTAEESEATYCPVLRSSLRGALCLGDVEPWGPGPEPSPTARYDLSGTRAALLLSVIHGRPGAQHDVEALGALCQALSFKTTLRTDPTAQAFQEELAQFRECLDAHRAPVSCALVALMAHGGPQGQLLGADGREVRPEALVQELSRCRALCGCPKIFLLQVCRGGSSPFPTAGSSDQADILTVYAAAEGCVAYRDETGSDFIQTLVEVFRADPGREVLELLTEVNRRVCQLEVLGPDCPERRKACLEIRSSLRRRLCLQA